catgttattaatttcctgactataatatatatatatatatatatatatatatatatatatatatatatatatatatataaaataaaaaatattcagttaattaaaatgcattacattcgtgtggcagaagagttaattatTGGTTACAAAAATTTTGTGACAATACAAAAattggttttagaatacaatgtattgtttactaccatattattgatcataagtcaatcattggcatacagttcacagcaatacatttcacaagtgaatttgtcaatcaattcgagatttattatgagggcttgtttaaggacccgtcaatgtacacctgcgtcagacatgcttgtgtagcgtctcgggtgcattgcatcataaacataaaatttttaggtcactgtatcaagttaaatatagttcaatacttagaacacatcttgagatccactAGTTTAAAATTGCgctcatcaagtgttttgaatgcaagaacgtaacgcatgtttgtgttgtgtgtctgctgaacgattgttttgttcactgtaataaactgcatGTTGCTCAAACAgttgaagtttcacttactgccctctggagtaaacaggtggtactacaagcttgcatttctcaggaatcttccttattatggtccaggggcatgcgattaattgcgttaaaaaatgtaacgcgttatttttaataaaattaatcgcactgaattaacgcgttaaattgacagccctaatacatatatataaccTGTTAAATAGCTGTGCTTAGCATCCATATGTTCTTATGAAACATCTAATTTGGTAACAAAGACATGCATTGCAGCCTAATTATACATGTGTTCATTAACACGGACTAGTCAGCTAATAGCTCAGACAATGCTAGTCAATTACTGATTTTAAATTGGTAGTTTTGACATCCCTACCTGGAAATTCTGTATTACATTTTGAAACAATTGTCATTTCAGGCACAACACTTCTTCAATAGACATTTATTTCAGGGGAAATGGAGTTAACACAGCTACATACATCCAAACATCAAATCGTAatacttaaaattaatttaaaaaaattctcaatACATATAGAATCTGCATGTAAATATAATTGTAGCATTGAATCTGGAGGTCTGTGGCAATTCCATGGCAATAACATAATTTTGAATCCATGAATTACATTGCCTTtattaaatgtacagttattTCAGAAACTAATGCATTTTCCCGCAATACAAAAGCATTTTTGGCTTCGCTCTCACCGAACGACGCAGACACACCATGCAGAACTATGAAATCAAACCACCGCGTTGACAACTACGCGTGGAGCCTACATCATAGGTTTGAATCAGAAGTATAAACTGGCCTTTACTGGTTATAATATAATTGCAGAGCTCTGTAAAATAATGTATGGAAGTCATTGGAAACATATGACAAGGAAATATTCAATTGCCAAGATGTCTTATTAGAATTCTTACCAGTAAAAAATGCAATTATGACAAGTAACACTGGGaacattaaaagataatttgGCCTTCCATAAAGTCACTACATCATGGTCATGCACTGAATGACTAGTTCTTAAACATTTGAGATTGGTTGGATATTCAGGTATAATGCTCTCTGAAATGACTTGAGGAATTCAACACTTTCGGCTCTGAATTAACAGCATGCATTATGAGGCTGCTGCACGAGACTGTTGGACACTCAACAGATTATCAAATGATAGTGATAGTTCACGTGACAGGCCTGTTGAGCAGACCGTCTGCGTGCGGTTCAGCACTATGTGCTTAAAGCAGAATCAAATCTTTATTCCTTCGCAGCATGCAGTTGGCTTGTCTAACTTTTGCTGGGATATCGATACTTCCATTCGATCGATACGCGATTAGCCACATGTTCCATGCACAAGGACCCTTTGGGTTTTTCCAAATGGGTAAGTACGTGGCAAGATGACAGGACCTATGTGCATTAATATTGACCTGCAAATAACTTAGTTACTAAAATGCATAACCTGTCTGAAGATTTACTCAGTTTAAGTGAAAATGGCAGGGGGGTGACCGTGCGATTTCCAAAAGACTTCTAGCTTGTTAATTTCTCTAGCCATCACATTGAAGATGCATACCATTTAAAAACCACATGTGCAAGGCAATGAGCGATCTGTCCGAATTTTACACATCACCTGCACCCTTTTTTCGTGTTGTACATGATTTTAACTATTCTCAGCCCCATGATGCCAAACTTAGCGGAACATCGCGTTAGCACGCCAAAGTTACACAAATTATCATAACTCCTGTCGCCACCGTGTATGCCCCACGGATCTGACAGCATGTGTAAGCTGAATGAGCGTTAAAGTCTGTGGTCGATCTGATCTTACATAATGACGCATGTTAGCGCGTGCTGCTAGCGACCGTAAACAACCACCACTAAGCTCGCGCAGCTACAGCCGCGATCAATCAACACTTACCCTCGATGCCCCCTTTTTCAAACGGTGGGAATTAAGTAGGTATGGTGTGCTGACACAAGGGAATGATTGTGTAGTGGGATTTATGAGTTCGCAGTTTTCGCTGATTACGTCTTCCCACGACAACCTACTTTCTGGGTGGAAGAGGGATGGTGCAAGATGGCTGTCTTTCCTGCATGTACCATTCAATGTATGAAAAGGGGAGTAGGGTGGAgcctcttttaaagaaaatttagCAGATGTGCACTTTTGATGCCAAAACTTTGACAGACGCTACTAGAATACGaatatatacatttgtgttttttttacattcaaattaaaatactTATAACAGCAGATAAAATTCAATTTTACGCAGAAGGCCCCCCATCttgaaaaatacacataaacGTTTCTCTCACGTGGTCGCAATAAAATCCCAAGAAGGTCTGAGTTGTTTGGAGGGACTTAAACATCAATGTGGTGTCACTGACCGACTTTAAAATggtcaaataacaggacgttactgagattaagtgagtagtattcggctggtcatgtgattctaacatggcagcccccatgtctggaccctctccatatagaataaaacagcttttaaaatgttacttgactggagtcttcattttaatgtgagtactCATGAATTCCAAAACAGTTCgtttctttaggagttaaacttatttatagaattttgaggaataaattactgagtgcaccttttaattaCCTTCGAAAACAGAAGGGGCAATAGTATGCTGTTCGAGGATCTCAGACAAGCGACGAAGAAACCATGTGTTGCAGGCATGCAGGCGTCCGTTTGTCCTAGCAAGGATTTTATTTTATCCCACACTCGCTTATAATATTGTCATGGCAAAGATCACCAGGAGGGAATGTTTTAATCGTGTGGATCATTACTTGCTGCGCTTCCATTCATGTCGATGACAGCCTGTCAAAATTATTCAATCGATAGATAGTGATGCTACTAAATTTTTTAGGTTAAAGTACCTCTTAAGTGTTGCTGCTGGAGTTGGAAGAGAGAATTCACACAAGTAAAGAAAGGGTGTGGGGGCTAAATCCTCTGAATGCCTGCAATTGTTTTAACTTAAAGGCGGGTGtacactgtacgatttataatagtcctttacgattgctgcttgtcagactgtacgatatgaacacattgatatcgccatggcacactgtgcgacgttatgtcagactgcacgtagccAACTGTGGTCCAAATACAGAAAATGACAGATGCTGAGAATGAACGTGCAGGAGGTTAAATATAccctacagtaataatgagcttccacaagcaacaacaacaacaaaaaaacttacAAACGTTTCTGTCcacactaaagaaaaaaaaaaaggtgtgttAAAGTAGGCCTACGTCGTTCTTCTCTTTTAGACAAGTAACCTATAGGCCAGAAGGACAGCGACTGAATCgtaactaaagaagtttacagacgtttaaagtaaatttattacaagtaaaatagtaattacgttgtaaagaaaatgcatgataaatgtaaagaagatcatttatttattttcattttgtagccGAAGCTCTGTTATTTAATTCAGGGAACAATACTTTATATTGCTGACGTGTTACACTTTCCTCCAagtattttctgcctttttatttattattcctgCTCCACTGATTACTGCGTCTTTTCCACAAATTACTTTCCTCTCAAGCGGGTTTTGTGCATGCAAACACATatccacacaaacaaacacactttagTTTTGAACAGGTAATATGTTCTGTTAGTAAATAAGTTAGCTTTCTTGATTTTATATGATAGAGTATACAATGGGACCAAAGGCTTCAATGGTAAACGACCTATTTATTGAACACTATTTTCTCCTAAAACATTAGATGGCATAAATATCGGTTACAGCAGCTTCCTAAACACCTGTAACAAACACTACAaccatttttttgacattactggGAAGGAATGGGTTTGTTGCAATGGACGCAAAGTGTGCCCATTTTGACTGTTAAAGACAATAGAGATTAATTTGTGAAATAGGCATGTACTAAACTCCGTATTGTAACTCCGAAATGTGCACTGTGGATTTTCTACAAGCAGAATAAATCAGAAATTGTTGTAGCCTAAtcatattacattatataataaaatggcaaaaggaattgaaataaatgtaaattaagaaCAATATTTGCCAagtttttaactatttttttgtaacgattgtatatatatgtatatatattatactgtatatactgtatttctattacacagtgcatgtccaaaaacatggtattaccatggcaccAAGTCCCCCCCAAAACGCATacaatttttaagaaaaatgGTAATACAATGGAACTTTTTTTGGTAAGCATTATAAAAGGCTCTAACACCAAACTAATGTTTTTGAATGGATTTAAATCTGGTAAGAAGTACAGCCAAACATTAACTCTTTTCTcatatatgtaaggaataattgacgacgggccgttgaattattagaaaaataatgcacacccggggtggtaatgcggtcacgacgcgaagcggagttcaacagccctgtagtataaatatatttactccgctataccaccccgggtgtgcattatttttctaataattcaacggcccgtcgtcaattattccttaaaaaaaaaatatatatatatatatatatatatatatatatatatatatatatatatatatatatatatatccatccatccatccatccatcgtcaaccgcttaacctgtgtacagggtcgcgggggctggagcctatcccagctaacattgggcgaaaggcgggggacaccctggacaggtcgccagtccatcatatatatatatatatatatatatatatatatatacaccctaAAGAGGCAGCGTATATCCTGGAGGACATAAACggtaaaattcaaaataaagctATAATTTTAAAGGTATACCCAGTCATTTAttccttattaaaaaagttttacttctacagaaattaatagtaattttcaaactaatgtataaaatcaagagCACTCACGTGAGAtaaagacttcagtcatatcaataaccttataaaagctgttttattctacgtggagagggtccacacatgggggctgccattttacaatcacatgaccagccgaatacttatCAGGggaatattgttattttataataacaataatacaataattgtattattgttattaataacaaGTTAATCTTtggtgtttgaatgatgcattcaTTCACCTGAATGTCAGTGTCCAagacagcattaaaaaaaaaaatactgagtgcacctataagaaaaatataaaattgtgttATTTGGGCCCTAATGTGTTAGAAAATATCAATAATGTAATTTCCTTCGTTATCTTTATGGTCTTGGCCTTTTTATGGTTAAAGCAACGGCATGTGTGTATCGTCTGAAGATGGCAGTACTGAATTGTGAAATAACATCAGCGTCATTAAATCTCGCGAGTAAGGACGCAGTGTGGGAGGAAAGATGGCGGCCTCCTTGGTGAGATTTGTCCGCTGCGGTTTAGGCAGAAGTCTAAATGGTAAGAAATAAACAAGGATGTATTATCGGCTCAAGATGATCAGTTTACTCGATTAATCATTATTGTCGTTGCGTGAGACAAACAAGCAGATCACCTGTTTTTAGGCTTTTGCTCACTGTTGACCTTTCCTCTTATGAACGAGCAGAACAAACACACTGAACGCTTAAATGACACTATAGTTAGATTTACAGTCTTCCTCCAATATATTGGCAATAGTGCTTCTTTTAATTCGTGAAAAGAAGTCATATTTCGAGGTAGAAGAATTTTTTCGTTGTTTGGCCATTGACAGATGTCACTAAGAAATGTTTGAATCCTTACGGACATAATAACAGTATAACAACAATGTCTCTCAATCTCTCACATAGTCGCTAAACCGAGCGCTGCGTTTGTCCAAACCAGAACAACAACAACCGAGACCAAGCGTGAGTATATTTGGGGAAATCTGTCTTTTATGTCAACGGGACATGTTTATATAGTGTGCATATTTATGGTCTTTTCTCACACATTAGCTACTGTAAGGCCGAAGGATCCAGTCACTCACACTCAGCTGTCAGAATTTGGAGAATATATTGCAGAAATGCTTCCCAAATATGTGCAGCAAGTTCAGGTAAACTCATTCTCCAGTTTTGATTTTTCAAAGCATTGCAGACAATTAATGTTTCTCtcatttttatgaatggttctATAGTTCTCTCTTTTAAAGTATTTTATCTGTATCCCAGGTGACTAGCTATAATGAGCTGGAGGTAATGATCCACTCAGATGGGGTTATACCTGTTCTCACCTTCTTGAGGGATCACACAAATGCTCAGTTCCGCAACATGATTGACCTTACAGCTGTGGATGTCCCGACAAGGCAGTACCGCTTTGAGGTGTGCATGCATGAGTCTTAACTAGGAAAGttccaacatgatttgaatgGGTCCTTGGTAACAATATGAATATGTGAGAATAAACACCAGATGTTTGTTATATTTATGTTTGAAGCTCTTGTATGTTTTACGACAACAGTATACTGTTAAGCATACAAATGAGCATATGAATGAGAGTGCCTTGTGTGGTAAACCTCAAACTAAGTTTCATAAAATTTTTGCTGGAAGAAGGCTTTTTCCGTAACTTGTATTTGTTGCCGTCAGGATTATTTGCAATTACTTTGTTACTACACTTGGATTTTTCCATCTATTTAggcagatcagccacaacattaaaatcacctgcctaatattttgtaggtccccctaatgccttcaaaacagcaacaACCCACATCTcaaaataacattctgagattatattcttctcaccacaattgtacagagcggttatctgagttactgtagactttatcagttcgaaTTAGTCtgtcaacaaggtgtttccatggatttaatgttgtggctgatcgatttatgtataaatgtgtgtatatatatatatatatatatatatatatatatatatatatatatatatatatttgttttaagggTGATAGTTTGCTGCATAGACTGTTTTAACATTATTTGCTAAATGCAGCCAAATATACATACTTTGACAGGCTGGATGGGCACCCACTAAAGGAAATGCTAATAGTATGGAAAGCATGCATCCTTTTATTAAACACTCTTGGaattttattttctacaaaagATTAAAACCTAGATGATTCCCATTTTTCCTTTTCAGCTTGTGTATAATCTTCTCTCCCTGCGCTATAACTCTCGTATCCGAGTGAAGACCTACACTGATGAGCTAACTCCTGTTGAATCCTCTGTCCCTGTGCACCAGGCAGCTAACTGGTATGAGAGAGAGGTATGTGTCCCACTAGAATTAGATGGAGGTTTCATAAACCTATTTTTAgctacagttgaagacagaagtttacatacacttcggttgaagtcattaaaactttttttaaccacttttttgtttcacttttaattgactatatcacaattctagtgggtcagaagtttacataaactaagttaactgttcctttaagcagcttgacatattccagaaaatgatgtcaagcctttagacaataagCCAATTAGCTcctgataaaataataaataaatcaggtgtactgaattggaggtgtacctgtgtttgttaccttcaaattcagtgcctctttgttttattattattatggctgtcaatcgattaaaatttgtaatcgaattaattacatggtgtcccgattaattaatcgcgattaatcgcatatacaaatatttgctgagaaagcccctcatataaaaataactcaatatataatgattatacatatttatatcagtatataattatacatagttatctttaagtatttataaaattatataataaaaattatatatataatataataataacaaatattcagataattaaaatgcattacattcttgtggcagaagagttcatcactgataagacgatacaaaaagcggttttagaatacaatgtattgtttactaccatattattgatcataagtcaatcattggcatacagttcacagcaatccatttcacaagtgaatttgtcaatcagtctgagatttattatgagggcttgtttaagggcccgtcaatttacacctgcgtcagacgtcgcgggtgtgttgcgtcataaacctaaaatgtttagttcactgtttcaagttaaatatagtttaatactcaatatttaaacacatcttgagatcccttagatcgcatttgcgctccttcaagtgttctgaacacaaaaatgtaacgcatgtttgtgttgtaggttgttttcttcactgtataaactgggcattgctcatacagatgaagtttcacttactgccctctggagtaaacgggtggtattacaagcttgcatttctcaggaatcttccttattatggtgcgaaattaatcacactgaattaacgtgttaaatcgacagccctaattattatgcattcggtctcagatatttggctcattggtcatttCACCTGATAGCGCCCCTCCCTGGttctgtattgaacaggaagttctatttcgccattgcaaagcctttctatcaaactaatcggaggacttggttacaccccgttatctcacatttgcccgtggtttggacaaaagtgtccagagtgtttaattcggacatttatttaaatgttgcctcaagcttatggctgaaccctaaattacatattaataagtcccctttctgctggacagagtgtaTTGGAAGGGGGataatacactcagtgacctatatgaaagtggagtgttgagagcctttgataatttggttcaacattttaagattcctagatcccagttctttaggtatttacagctgtgccacctgctctgtactatttttgggagtagtgtacacccccctaaagcagcagatactctgggagtggtgattactgcttttgggaaaggtcatgaggcatctgtgtattactccctgttaattcagagtctgggggatggagctttgtCTTCTCAagtgattatgggagaaagatttaataatgtgaataattgattcagttttttatgttgtgtttgtatgttttatctTTGAAATCAATAAAATAGTTCATAACAAAAAAGTGTTGGGAAATGGCAGCTGCAGGGACTGAAAAAGAGGCTAGTGGGGTGATGAGATGATGTAGGGGATGTTGTGTTGTTACAGCTGTATGAGATGTCTATTTTATGAAAGTGTTAAAGGCATTGTTGTGTCAAtctgaaatgttttaaaacaggTTTGGGACATGTTTGGAGTTTTCTTCGCAAATCATCCAGACCTAAGACGCATCTTAACAGATTATGGATTCGAGGGACATCCATTCAGGAAAGACTTTCCTTTGTCTGGATATGTGGAGGTAAATGCACTGCAGTGTAAGAAATTAACTTTTATAtgaaggggcaatatttgcctgCTGGATTTGATTGTTCAGGGGCATTTCTTCCTTTTATGAGGGCATatcttttttttaaccattctaaatatatttgttattcAAACATATGTCAAATACTTAAATTGTATCAATTTATTTATACACATCCTCAAGATTTTGAATGATTCCCTCTTACCCCAAGAATTGAATAtactttcatattttatttaataatatgtataatgaggactataataaaatattaaatgctaTGTTATATTACAAGGGAATTTCTTGCTACAACATATTGGAATTTGGGGGCATTTTCAGTGGTATTTTTGCCTTGAGCCCCCTTAGTTTCTGACCTTGATGCAATGAacattacagggatagttcacccaaaaatgtaagcatattctcaccctcatgtcattccagatgtgtatgactttcttctgctgaacacaaagatttttagaataacttATCTCTGTAACTCCATGAATTGTGACCAagaatttgaagctcaaaaaagcacataaaggcagcataaaaaataatacaaaagattCCAGTTGTTcaattccatgtcttctgaagcaattttgGATAAagaaaaagaccaaaatatacctttttatttatttatttattttttcttcactaAAAGTTTTGACATCAgtttccttggcgatcatgattccaagcttgattacacttcctagcaccatcttgCACTCTTTACAAGCATCAAGTacgaggaagtgtaatcaagcttgaaatcatgatcatgcataGAGATTGCAAGGTCTGCAATTACTGCAATTTTGGTCTCTTTTCACCTAAAATCAATGAGT
The sequence above is a segment of the Xyrauchen texanus isolate HMW12.3.18 chromosome 2, RBS_HiC_50CHRs, whole genome shotgun sequence genome. Coding sequences within it:
- the LOC127659625 gene encoding NADH dehydrogenase [ubiquinone] iron-sulfur protein 3, mitochondrial-like: MAASLVRFVRCGLGRSLNVAKPSAAFVQTRTTTTETKPTVRPKDPVTHTQLSEFGEYIAEMLPKYVQQVQVTSYNELEVMIHSDGVIPVLTFLRDHTNAQFRNMIDLTAVDVPTRQYRFELVYNLLSLRYNSRIRVKTYTDELTPVESSVPVHQAANWYEREVWDMFGVFFANHPDLRRILTDYGFEGHPFRKDFPLSGYVEVRYDDEVKRVVAEPVELAQEFRKFDLNSPWEAFPAYREPKDTPKLESGDKPAK